One genomic region from Campylobacter concisus encodes:
- a CDS encoding DUF2625 family protein, with amino-acid sequence MVEERLNKLKMGEILLRDESRAQSELLGLQVATCSPMGALVYGCGGIVMDEGWLCMLGSGCEQMKYGIYRFNLERALVKKSICLATYS; translated from the coding sequence TTGGTCGAAGAACGGCTAAATAAGCTAAAAATGGGTGAAATTTTACTGCGTGATGAGAGCAGGGCGCAAAGCGAGCTTTTAGGGCTTCAGGTAGCTACTTGCTCACCGATGGGAGCGCTTGTTTATGGGTGCGGTGGCATCGTGATGGATGAAGGTTGGCTGTGTATGCTTGGCTCAGGATGCGAGCAGATGAAGTATGGAATTTATAGATTTAATCTTGAAAGAGCTTTAGTGAAGAAGAGCATATGCCTAGCAACTTACTCGTGA
- a CDS encoding DUF2625 family protein encodes MRSLATCGFYLALCGEISKFYELYHWDDWREDVKNFSLDRMIFVLLPILWQDTNISLRLKDMKKDIICMNEYFNFAFKGRLINLYDASIRSKSFALPYLKFIKFFHNLLKSVYKNNSER; translated from the coding sequence ATGCGCAGCTTAGCTACTTGCGGTTTTTACTTAGCGCTTTGTGGGGAAATATCGAAATTTTATGAGCTTTACCACTGGGATGACTGGCGTGAAGATGTGAAAAATTTTAGCCTTGATAGGATGATATTTGTACTACTGCCGATACTTTGGCAAGACACCAACATAAGTCTAAGGCTAAAAGATATGAAAAAAGATATTATTTGCATGAATGAATATTTCAATTTTGCCTTCAAGGGGCGTCTAATAAATTTATATGATGCTTCCATTAGATCCAAGAGTTTCGCTCTACCTTATTTAAAATTTATAAAATTTTTTCATAATCTACTTAAGAGTGTTTATAAAAACAATTCTGAGCGCTAA
- a CDS encoding FAD-dependent oxidoreductase: protein MRQKHFEVVIIGAGISGTALFYELAAFSDIKKVALLEKYDGVATLNSNGKGNSQTIHCGDIETNYTLEKAKKVSRVANMPVKYALKYNLDGKYMFAHQKMALAIGDAEVERMKERYESFKELFPYLEIYDKEKLKQIEPNVVFDANGNERPENIIAIGTQNGQFTTMDFGGLANSLVQNAINLGADGYEISLNSEVTDIKKAGDTFHIKINDGEVITANYVVVDAGGHSLFLAHKMGYGLHLSTLPVAGSFYFAKKRLLNGKVYMVQNDKLPFAALHGDPDILANGNTRFGPTALVIPKLERYHGCSSFFDFCKCLKFDKNVFEVFTNLLKDSDIRSYILRNFLFEVPFINKKEFVKDARKIVPSLSENDLSYAINFGGVRPQVIDRNKKCLELGEGKISTGEGISFNMTPSPGATSCFEIARTDMIEACKFLGKNFNEEKFNAEFFG from the coding sequence ATGAGGCAGAAGCACTTTGAAGTGGTAATTATCGGAGCAGGCATTAGTGGAACGGCGCTCTTTTACGAGTTGGCTGCATTTAGTGATATAAAAAAGGTTGCACTTTTAGAAAAATATGACGGCGTAGCTACTCTAAATTCAAACGGCAAAGGTAACTCACAAACCATTCATTGTGGCGATATCGAGACAAACTACACGCTAGAAAAAGCAAAAAAAGTCTCTCGTGTGGCAAATATGCCAGTAAAATATGCCCTAAAATACAATCTTGATGGCAAATATATGTTCGCTCATCAAAAAATGGCACTAGCTATCGGAGATGCCGAAGTAGAGCGCATGAAAGAGAGATATGAGAGTTTTAAAGAGCTTTTTCCTTACCTTGAAATTTATGACAAAGAGAAGTTAAAACAGATCGAGCCAAACGTCGTTTTTGACGCAAATGGCAATGAGAGGCCAGAAAACATCATCGCCATAGGCACGCAAAATGGGCAGTTTACGACAATGGACTTTGGTGGCTTAGCAAACTCACTTGTGCAAAATGCCATAAATTTAGGCGCAGATGGCTATGAGATCAGTCTAAACTCAGAAGTGACTGATATAAAAAAGGCGGGCGATACATTTCACATAAAGATAAATGATGGCGAAGTGATCACTGCAAACTACGTTGTAGTAGATGCTGGAGGACACTCGCTATTTTTGGCTCACAAAATGGGTTATGGGCTTCATCTTAGCACGCTGCCCGTTGCTGGAAGCTTTTATTTCGCAAAAAAACGCCTGCTAAACGGCAAAGTTTATATGGTGCAAAACGATAAGCTACCATTTGCCGCGCTTCATGGCGATCCAGATATCTTAGCTAACGGCAACACTCGCTTTGGACCAACAGCTCTAGTCATACCAAAACTAGAGAGATACCACGGCTGTTCAAGCTTTTTTGACTTTTGTAAATGCCTAAAATTTGATAAAAACGTCTTTGAAGTCTTTACAAATCTCTTAAAAGATAGCGACATCAGATCTTATATTTTAAGAAATTTCTTATTTGAAGTGCCATTTATCAATAAAAAAGAATTTGTAAAAGATGCTAGAAAGATCGTGCCAAGCCTAAGTGAAAACGATCTGAGCTATGCTATAAATTTTGGCGGCGTAAGACCGCAAGTTATTGACCGTAATAAAAAGTGCCTTGAGCTTGGCGAGGGCAAGATAAGCACAGGCGAGGGCATAAGTTTTAATATGACTCCAAGCCCTGGGGCTACGAGTTGCTTTGAAATAGCAAGAACTGATATGATCGAAGCCTGTAAATTTTTAGGTAAAAATTTTAACGAAGAGAAATTTAACGCTGAGTTTTTTGGATAA
- a CDS encoding NAD-dependent epimerase, with amino-acid sequence MKILVTGTAGFIGFHLANALVKRGDEVVGYDVINDYYDVNLKLARLKTAGFETSEIDYGKLIVSKTHPNLKFIKADLADEKTMKELFAKEKFDVVVNLAAQAGVRYSLINPKAYIDSNITGFVNILECCRHNEIKNLVYASSSSVYGLNENMPFSTHEAVNHPISLYAATKKSNEMMAHTYSHLFNVPTTGLRFFTVYGPWGRPDMALFLFVDAALKDKSIDVFNYGKMKRDFTYVDDIVKGIIKCIDNPAKPNPSWDAKHPDPATSKAPFKVYNIGNNSPVELMDYIKAVEIKIGREIKKNFLPLQAGDVPATFADVSDLVADFDYKPNTKVNDGVAKFVEWYCEFYGVKI; translated from the coding sequence ATGAAAATTTTAGTAACTGGAACAGCTGGATTTATAGGATTTCACCTTGCAAATGCCCTAGTAAAAAGGGGCGACGAGGTTGTCGGATATGACGTGATAAATGACTATTATGACGTAAATTTAAAGCTCGCGCGCCTAAAAACGGCTGGCTTTGAGACTAGCGAGATAGATTATGGCAAGCTTATCGTCTCAAAAACGCATCCAAATTTAAAATTTATAAAAGCAGATCTCGCTGATGAAAAGACAATGAAAGAGCTTTTTGCCAAAGAGAAATTTGACGTAGTGGTAAATTTAGCCGCACAAGCTGGCGTTCGCTACTCGTTAATAAACCCAAAAGCTTACATTGATAGCAATATCACGGGCTTTGTGAACATCCTCGAGTGCTGCCGTCACAATGAGATCAAAAATTTAGTCTATGCAAGCTCTAGCTCGGTTTATGGTCTAAATGAAAACATGCCGTTTTCTACGCATGAGGCGGTAAATCACCCTATAAGCCTATACGCAGCGACTAAAAAGAGCAACGAGATGATGGCACACACTTATAGCCATCTATTTAACGTGCCAACGACCGGACTTCGCTTTTTTACGGTGTATGGACCATGGGGACGCCCTGATATGGCACTATTTTTGTTTGTTGATGCTGCGCTTAAAGATAAGAGCATCGATGTTTTCAACTACGGCAAGATGAAGCGCGACTTTACCTACGTGGACGACATCGTAAAGGGTATCATTAAATGCATAGACAACCCTGCTAAGCCAAATCCATCTTGGGATGCTAAACACCCAGATCCTGCCACTTCAAAAGCGCCTTTTAAGGTCTATAATATCGGTAACAATAGCCCAGTCGAGCTCATGGACTACATCAAGGCAGTTGAGATAAAGATCGGCCGTGAGATCAAGAAAAATTTTCTCCCACTTCAAGCAGGCGACGTGCCAGCAACATTTGCTGATGTGAGTGATTTGGTGGCTGACTTTGACTACAAGCCAAATACAAAAGTAAACGACGGCGTGGCTAAATTTGTCGAGTGGTATTGCGAGTTTTACGGAGTTAAAATTTAA
- a CDS encoding DUF4272 domain-containing protein encodes MGVFDIFKKGADMPKTAQQRKDESIKILKKEGVAVLESLPLRYDNSEVTPRSVDEIIARAVCSFTAIMCACTIRDNGHLSEDEIAWAKDFLGDFYGNLSVKEKEVVEGRADINLAVNMGWKYESLWILLWALGIAEDIGEMDKICDCDFVMDVFKEGGLKNRSKLRSLDEILSKLDLVYRYHWACVDARINGKKVAGLDEEVVMERRAGLEWLCCKGWENDDLKAEFNAWDYPDLNT; translated from the coding sequence ATGGGAGTGTTTGATATTTTTAAAAAAGGTGCGGATATGCCAAAAACAGCACAACAAAGAAAAGATGAGAGTATAAAAATTTTAAAAAAAGAGGGTGTGGCTGTGCTTGAGAGCCTGCCACTAAGGTATGACAATAGTGAAGTTACGCCAAGAAGCGTTGATGAGATCATTGCTCGTGCGGTTTGCTCATTTACGGCCATTATGTGTGCTTGCACTATCCGCGACAATGGCCACCTAAGTGAAGATGAGATAGCCTGGGCTAAAGACTTTTTGGGCGATTTTTATGGTAATCTAAGTGTAAAAGAAAAAGAGGTCGTAGAGGGCAGGGCTGATATAAATTTGGCCGTAAATATGGGCTGGAAGTATGAGTCGCTTTGGATCTTGCTTTGGGCGCTTGGCATAGCTGAAGATATCGGTGAAATGGATAAAATTTGCGACTGTGATTTTGTAATGGATGTCTTTAAAGAGGGTGGGCTCAAAAACCGCTCAAAACTGCGCAGTTTAGATGAAATTTTAAGCAAACTTGACCTAGTTTATCGCTACCACTGGGCATGTGTGGACGCAAGGATAAACGGTAAAAAGGTTGCTGGACTTGACGAAGAGGTCGTTATGGAAAGACGTGCAGGGCTTGAGTGGTTATGTTGCAAAGGTTGGGAAAATGACGATTTGAAAGCTGAATTTAACGCTTGGGACTACCCTGATCTAAATACGTAA
- the galE gene encoding UDP-glucose 4-epimerase GalE: MKILITGGAGYIGSHVVKALLKQGKDEITIIDNLCKGSQKALDALKKIGNFKFINANLEDDLSEIFANGKFDAIIHFAAFIEVFESMSEPLKYYLNNTANVARVLRYAKTYNVNKFIFSSTAAVYGEPDVAEVSETTPTNPINPYGRSKLMSEQIIKDYAASNKNFKFAILRYFNVAGADEDGLIGQNYPNATHLIKVAVQTILGKRESMGIFGDDYATKDGTCVRDYIHVSDLADAHISALEYIGKNGSETFNVGYGRGFSVKEVIETAKKVSGVNFKVLNAPRRDGDPAILISNASKLRSLTSWKPKRDDLALIIKTALEWEKKI, from the coding sequence TTGAAGATTTTAATAACAGGTGGTGCTGGATACATCGGCAGCCACGTAGTAAAAGCACTTTTAAAACAAGGCAAGGATGAGATAACCATCATCGACAATCTCTGCAAAGGCTCACAAAAAGCACTTGACGCACTTAAAAAGATAGGAAATTTTAAATTTATAAACGCAAATTTAGAGGATGATCTAAGCGAAATTTTTGCAAACGGCAAATTTGATGCGATCATCCATTTTGCAGCGTTTATCGAGGTCTTTGAGAGTATGAGTGAGCCACTAAAATACTATCTAAATAACACCGCAAACGTCGCAAGAGTACTAAGATACGCAAAAACTTACAATGTAAATAAATTTATATTTAGCTCAACTGCCGCAGTTTACGGCGAGCCAGACGTGGCAGAAGTAAGCGAAACAACGCCTACAAATCCGATAAATCCATACGGCAGAAGCAAGCTTATGAGCGAGCAGATCATCAAAGACTACGCCGCTTCAAATAAAAATTTTAAATTTGCGATTTTACGTTATTTCAACGTGGCAGGCGCAGACGAAGATGGGCTTATCGGTCAAAACTATCCAAATGCCACGCACCTTATCAAGGTGGCTGTGCAAACTATACTTGGCAAGCGCGAGAGTATGGGTATTTTTGGTGATGACTACGCGACAAAAGATGGCACATGCGTAAGAGACTACATTCACGTTAGTGACCTAGCAGATGCTCACATTAGCGCACTAGAGTATATTGGTAAAAATGGCAGCGAAACTTTTAACGTGGGATATGGCAGAGGATTTAGCGTAAAAGAGGTCATCGAAACTGCAAAAAAAGTAAGCGGAGTAAATTTTAAAGTGCTAAATGCGCCAAGAAGGGATGGCGACCCAGCTATCCTTATCTCAAACGCAAGTAAACTGCGCTCGCTAACAAGCTGGAAGCCAAAAAGAGACGATCTAGCGCTCATCATAAAAACCGCCCTTGAATGGGAAAAGAAAATTTAA
- a CDS encoding TonB-dependent receptor domain-containing protein, producing the protein MRFKSLFKLSLAASIAVCANGADESVLSGVEVTSSSGGYGVDDIKISTRNAGLAKDVMRDIPGVYVGGTNGMNQKIYMRGVSDRGLNITIDGAKQNGNTFHHNADLLIDPDLIKAVDVEVGSRSVVNGSGALGGSVAFKTVDAKDLLESGEIIGAKIKTGYASNNSEFSQGLMLFTAPVDGLDFIAAINHKGYDYGKSGNKRKIGGDGNDLSYLLKLGYSFLDAHRISISREHNEFKGMYPMRAEFGSWYTGQFPVDNRKYERDTTTLKYEYKPSDLLNLDVTVYNTEHKKDDPVLKILGVKTNGINAKAKSIVETGALTQTFRYGAEFYQSKNFNKPNNHYPEKVNNYSIYAEDALNFSSLTVTPGIRYTRHELKSYDGRAGNVKSYTYKFNEFTPALALDYEILKGLHAFASYARVFRGPDVMESMMAGGSRSWEANKDLKPTTGNSYETGLKYHGDISEASSYSLSAKYFMTKYKNLIVDNNAAGGRTNPIMTRKNAGGADISGVELLARLNLDALSLAASYTHQNVKYKDRVAKSATSYYTSNVIGYRDQGDKYTFNAEYAFSSIDTLIGYNLIYFASKNTISASDNENAKIPSYAVSDIYASYTPSSGKFKGLEINAGIYNLFNKTYASQSQRMADYTGNPDYVDWEPGRNFKVNVSYKF; encoded by the coding sequence ATGAGATTTAAAAGCTTATTTAAACTCTCTCTTGCAGCAAGCATAGCAGTTTGTGCAAATGGGGCAGACGAGAGCGTATTAAGCGGAGTTGAGGTAACAAGTAGCAGTGGCGGATATGGCGTTGATGACATCAAAATTTCAACCAGAAATGCTGGCCTAGCAAAAGACGTGATGAGAGACATCCCTGGCGTTTATGTGGGCGGCACAAACGGCATGAACCAAAAAATTTACATGAGAGGCGTTAGCGACCGCGGTCTAAATATCACGATAGATGGTGCTAAACAAAACGGAAATACATTTCACCACAACGCTGACTTACTAATCGATCCAGATCTTATAAAAGCCGTTGATGTCGAAGTTGGCTCAAGGTCAGTAGTAAATGGCTCAGGCGCACTTGGTGGCTCGGTCGCCTTTAAAACGGTTGACGCAAAAGACTTGCTAGAAAGTGGTGAGATCATCGGTGCAAAGATAAAGACAGGCTACGCCTCAAATAACAGCGAATTTTCTCAAGGTCTTATGCTCTTTACGGCTCCAGTTGATGGGCTCGACTTTATAGCCGCTATTAATCACAAGGGCTACGACTACGGCAAAAGCGGTAATAAAAGAAAGATAGGCGGTGACGGAAATGACCTTAGCTATCTTTTAAAGCTTGGGTACAGCTTCCTTGATGCGCATAGAATTTCTATTTCAAGAGAGCACAATGAATTTAAGGGCATGTATCCTATGAGAGCCGAGTTTGGCAGCTGGTACACTGGTCAATTTCCTGTTGATAACCGAAAATATGAACGTGATACTACAACGCTAAAATATGAGTACAAACCAAGTGATCTTCTAAATTTAGATGTAACAGTATACAACACCGAGCACAAAAAAGATGACCCAGTCTTAAAAATTTTAGGCGTAAAGACAAACGGCATAAATGCAAAGGCTAAGAGTATAGTCGAGACCGGCGCTTTGACGCAGACATTTAGATATGGTGCTGAGTTTTACCAAAGTAAAAATTTTAACAAGCCAAATAATCACTATCCTGAAAAGGTAAATAACTACTCAATCTATGCAGAAGATGCGCTAAATTTTAGTTCGTTAACTGTTACTCCAGGCATCAGATACACTCGTCATGAGCTAAAAAGTTACGACGGCAGAGCCGGAAATGTAAAGAGTTATACCTATAAATTTAACGAATTTACCCCAGCGCTTGCGCTTGACTATGAGATCCTTAAAGGGCTACATGCGTTTGCAAGCTATGCGAGGGTCTTTAGAGGACCTGACGTCATGGAGTCTATGATGGCAGGCGGAAGCAGAAGCTGGGAAGCTAACAAAGATCTGAAACCTACAACTGGCAATAGCTATGAAACTGGCCTTAAATACCATGGGGATATAAGTGAAGCTAGCTCATACAGCCTCTCTGCAAAATACTTCATGACAAAATATAAAAATTTAATAGTCGATAACAACGCAGCAGGTGGTAGAACAAATCCGATCATGACTAGAAAAAACGCTGGTGGTGCTGATATAAGTGGCGTTGAGCTACTTGCAAGGCTAAATTTAGACGCACTAAGCCTAGCTGCTAGCTACACTCATCAAAATGTAAAATATAAAGATAGGGTTGCTAAAAGTGCCACTAGTTACTATACCTCAAACGTCATTGGCTACCGCGATCAGGGCGACAAATATACATTTAATGCAGAGTATGCATTTTCTAGCATTGATACGCTAATAGGCTACAACCTAATCTACTTCGCTTCAAAAAATACCATATCAGCTAGCGATAATGAAAATGCCAAGATACCAAGCTATGCAGTTAGCGATATCTACGCTAGCTATACGCCAAGTAGCGGTAAATTTAAAGGACTTGAGATAAATGCTGGAATTTACAACCTCTTTAATAAAACTTATGCTTCGCAGTCTCAAAGAATGGCTGATTATACAGGCAATCCAGACTATGTAGACTGGGAGCCGGGTAGAAATTTCAAAGTAAACGTATCTTATAAATTTTAA
- a CDS encoding DNA-3-methyladenine glycosylase I, whose translation MRRCEWAKGEPDIAYHDNEWGKVVKDDRKFFEMIVLEGFQAGLSWHGVLQKREAMREAFDGFDPEKIKLYGEDEIAKFMQNERLIRNRLKLKSLSVNALAFLSVTKEFGSFYEYLWGHLLRKFDPKFDGKQIINHYQDVKQVPATTPMSDFVAKELKKREFKFLGSVSTYAFLQSVGVVDDHLDYCFCKVKA comes from the coding sequence ATGAGGCGATGTGAATGGGCCAAAGGCGAGCCTGACATAGCTTACCACGATAATGAGTGGGGCAAAGTCGTAAAAGATGATAGAAAATTTTTCGAAATGATAGTTCTGGAGGGCTTTCAGGCGGGACTTTCGTGGCATGGGGTGCTTCAAAAAAGAGAGGCTATGAGAGAGGCGTTTGATGGCTTTGATCCAGAGAAGATCAAGCTTTACGGTGAGGACGAAATAGCGAAATTTATGCAAAATGAGAGGTTGATCAGAAACCGCTTAAAACTAAAATCGCTTTCTGTAAACGCCCTTGCATTTTTATCCGTAACCAAAGAATTTGGCAGCTTTTACGAGTATCTGTGGGGGCATTTGCTAAGAAAATTTGATCCCAAATTTGACGGCAAACAGATCATAAATCACTATCAAGATGTCAAACAAGTGCCAGCTACTACGCCTATGTCGGACTTTGTGGCAAAGGAGCTAAAAAAGCGAGAGTTTAAATTTTTAGGCTCTGTTAGCACCTATGCTTTTTTGCAAAGTGTGGGCGTTGTAGACGATCATCTGGACTATTGTTTTTGCAAGGTAAAAGCCTGA
- a CDS encoding DNA ligase, giving the protein MRIIFAVLLLLNFAFSLDLLRLSEYKEQNVSGWLASEKLDGVRAYWDGENLLSRQGKKLNAPLSFTKNFPKFALDGELYAKELKFEEIQATVMDKLPDEKAWNRLKFHVFDVPEASGGLLTRLEVLAKFLKNEPNQNLIIIKQIKMRDNAQFLKFTEDIIVKGGEGAVVREPNAPYERKRSKNALKFKKFTDAECEVVSINKGSGKYANLAGSLTCRALGGKDGEPKAGTIFKIGSGLSDEQRTNPPKIGSIITYKFQNLTSNGKPRFPIFLRVRED; this is encoded by the coding sequence ATCAGAATAATTTTTGCGGTTTTACTCCTTTTAAATTTTGCATTTTCTCTTGACTTGCTGCGCCTTAGCGAGTATAAAGAGCAAAACGTCTCAGGCTGGCTGGCTAGCGAGAAGCTTGATGGTGTGCGTGCCTACTGGGACGGAGAGAATTTACTCTCAAGGCAGGGTAAAAAACTGAATGCACCGCTAAGTTTTACTAAAAATTTCCCAAAATTTGCACTTGATGGCGAGCTTTACGCAAAAGAGCTTAAATTTGAAGAAATTCAAGCTACCGTGATGGATAAGCTGCCAGACGAAAAGGCATGGAACAGGCTAAAATTTCACGTTTTTGATGTGCCTGAGGCGAGTGGTGGCTTGCTTACCAGACTTGAAGTTTTGGCTAAATTTCTAAAAAATGAGCCAAATCAAAATTTGATCATCATAAAACAGATAAAAATGCGTGATAATGCCCAGTTTTTAAAATTTACAGAGGATATTATTGTAAAGGGTGGAGAGGGAGCAGTCGTGCGTGAGCCAAATGCGCCGTATGAGCGAAAACGAAGCAAAAATGCACTTAAATTTAAGAAATTTACAGACGCCGAGTGCGAGGTAGTCTCCATAAATAAAGGCAGCGGCAAATACGCTAATCTTGCTGGCTCGCTCACTTGCAGGGCGCTTGGCGGCAAGGATGGCGAGCCAAAAGCTGGCACTATCTTTAAAATAGGCTCAGGACTAAGCGACGAGCAACGCACAAATCCCCCAAAGATAGGCTCCATAATCACATATAAATTTCAAAATTTAACCTCTAATGGCAAGCCAAGATTTCCTATATTTTTGAGGGTTAGAGAGGATTAA
- the fabI gene encoding enoyl-ACP reductase FabI — MILKGKKGLIVGVANAKSIAYGIAKACYDQGAQMAFTYLNDALKKRVEPIAEEFGSKFVYELDVNNPAHLDGLADRIKADLGEIDFVVHAVAYAPKEALEGEFVNTTKEAFDIAMGTSVYSLLSLTRAVLPVLKEGGSVLTLTYLGGPKFVPHYNVMGVAKAALESSVRYLAHDLGAKNIRVNAISAGPIKTLAASGIGDFRMILRYNEVNSPLKRNVTTEDVGNSAMYLLSDLASGVTGEVHYVDCGYNIMGMGDVATDAEGNTILAWDAK; from the coding sequence ATGATTTTAAAAGGAAAAAAGGGCCTTATCGTCGGCGTTGCTAATGCTAAATCAATAGCTTACGGCATCGCAAAAGCTTGTTACGATCAAGGTGCGCAAATGGCGTTTACATATCTAAATGACGCTCTTAAAAAGCGCGTAGAGCCAATCGCGGAGGAGTTTGGGAGCAAATTCGTCTATGAGCTTGACGTAAACAACCCAGCTCACCTTGACGGTCTTGCGGATCGTATCAAAGCAGACCTTGGCGAGATAGATTTCGTCGTGCATGCAGTGGCTTACGCACCAAAAGAAGCGCTAGAAGGCGAGTTTGTAAATACGACAAAAGAGGCATTTGATATAGCGATGGGCACTAGTGTTTATTCGCTACTAAGCCTTACTCGCGCGGTTTTGCCAGTGCTAAAAGAGGGCGGTTCGGTGCTAACTCTTACATACCTTGGCGGACCAAAATTTGTGCCACACTACAACGTAATGGGCGTTGCCAAAGCAGCACTTGAGAGCTCAGTTCGCTACCTAGCACATGACCTTGGCGCTAAAAACATCCGTGTAAATGCGATCAGTGCAGGTCCTATCAAAACACTTGCCGCAAGCGGAATAGGCGACTTTAGGATGATTTTACGCTACAACGAAGTAAATAGCCCGCTAAAACGCAACGTTACTACCGAAGACGTCGGTAACAGCGCGATGTATCTGCTTAGCGACCTAGCTAGCGGCGTAACAGGCGAGGTTCACTACGTAGACTGCGGCTACAACATCATGGGCATGGGCGATGTGGCTACCGACGCCGAAGGCAACACGATCCTAGCTTGGGATGCAAAATAA